A window of Pseudodesulfovibrio hydrargyri contains these coding sequences:
- the cooS gene encoding anaerobic carbon-monoxide dehydrogenase catalytic subunit yields MAKEPRPIEELSIWDDAKAMLKKARAEGIQTVHDRLDRQTPHCKFCELGTTCRNCTMGPCRVSEKNPLGVCGADADVIVARNFGRFVAGGAAGHSDHGRDLIEVLEAIVEGETSDYKITEENKLRAIAGEVGIKTDGRPTMDVARDVMECFFADFGSRKKEVSFLSRVPKVRKDKWAGLKMIPRGVDREIAEMMHRTHMGCDNDAPNTMIHAARTALADGWGGSMIGTELSDVIFGVPTPKMSTANLGVIKADKVNLLVHGHNPVVSEMILAAARDPELLARAKELGATGINVAGLCCTGNELLMRQGIPMAGNHLMTELAIITGAVEAIVVDYQCIMPSLVQVSGCYHTKFIDTANKARFSGAIHFDFQPKTAMKQAREIVSIAVEAFAQRDAGRVDIPCEPVEIMTGFSNEAVTAALGGSLDPLVQAIAAGDIRGAVGIVGCNNPKIKQDSLNVKLAEELIKKDILVLVTGCVTTAAGKAGLLVPDAIEKAGPGLKKVCGALGIPPVLHYGSCVDNARILQLCAALANALNVDISDLPVGASSPEWYSEKAAAIGLYAVASGIYTHLGHPPNILGSETVTNLAVSGLEDLVGATFFIEGDMVKAADMFDERIKTKRKALGLSE; encoded by the coding sequence TTGGCCAAAGAACCGAGACCTATTGAAGAACTGTCTATTTGGGACGACGCCAAGGCCATGCTGAAAAAAGCCCGCGCCGAAGGCATCCAGACCGTGCACGACCGGCTGGACCGGCAGACCCCGCACTGCAAATTCTGCGAGTTGGGCACCACCTGCCGCAACTGTACCATGGGCCCCTGCCGGGTCAGCGAGAAGAACCCGCTCGGTGTGTGCGGGGCCGATGCGGACGTCATCGTGGCCCGCAACTTCGGCCGGTTCGTGGCCGGCGGCGCGGCCGGGCACTCGGACCACGGCCGCGACCTCATCGAGGTCCTGGAGGCCATCGTCGAAGGCGAGACCTCGGACTACAAGATCACCGAGGAGAACAAGCTGCGCGCCATCGCCGGTGAGGTCGGCATCAAGACCGACGGCCGCCCGACCATGGATGTGGCCCGCGACGTCATGGAGTGCTTCTTCGCGGACTTCGGCTCGCGCAAGAAGGAGGTCTCCTTCCTGTCGCGCGTGCCAAAGGTGCGCAAGGACAAGTGGGCCGGGCTCAAGATGATCCCGCGCGGCGTGGACCGCGAGATCGCGGAGATGATGCACCGCACCCACATGGGCTGCGACAACGACGCGCCCAACACCATGATCCACGCGGCCCGCACGGCCCTGGCCGACGGCTGGGGCGGGTCCATGATCGGCACCGAACTGTCCGACGTCATCTTCGGCGTGCCCACGCCCAAGATGTCCACGGCCAACCTGGGCGTCATCAAGGCCGACAAGGTCAACCTCCTGGTCCACGGGCACAACCCCGTGGTCTCCGAGATGATCCTGGCCGCGGCCCGCGACCCCGAGCTGCTCGCCCGGGCCAAGGAACTGGGCGCGACCGGCATCAACGTGGCCGGGCTGTGCTGCACCGGCAACGAACTGCTCATGCGCCAGGGCATCCCCATGGCGGGCAATCACCTGATGACCGAGCTGGCCATCATCACCGGCGCGGTCGAGGCCATCGTGGTCGACTACCAGTGCATCATGCCGTCGCTGGTTCAGGTCTCCGGCTGCTACCACACCAAGTTCATCGACACCGCAAACAAGGCGCGCTTCTCCGGGGCCATCCACTTCGACTTCCAGCCCAAGACCGCCATGAAGCAGGCCAGGGAGATCGTGTCCATCGCGGTGGAGGCCTTTGCCCAGCGCGACGCGGGCCGGGTGGACATCCCCTGCGAGCCCGTCGAGATCATGACCGGCTTCTCCAACGAGGCGGTCACCGCCGCCCTGGGCGGCTCCCTGGATCCGCTGGTCCAGGCCATCGCCGCGGGCGACATCCGGGGCGCGGTCGGCATCGTGGGCTGCAACAACCCCAAGATCAAACAGGATTCCCTGAACGTGAAGCTCGCCGAAGAGCTGATCAAGAAGGACATCCTCGTGCTCGTCACCGGCTGCGTGACCACGGCCGCGGGCAAGGCCGGACTGCTCGTGCCCGACGCCATCGAAAAGGCCGGGCCGGGCCTGAAAAAGGTCTGCGGAGCCCTCGGCATCCCGCCGGTCCTGCACTACGGCTCCTGCGTGGACAACGCCCGCATCCTGCAGCTCTGCGCGGCCCTGGCCAACGCCCTGAACGTGGACATCTCGGACCTGCCCGTGGGCGCCTCCTCGCCCGAATGGTACTCCGAGAAGGCCGCCGCCATCGGCCTCTACGCCGTGGCCTCGGGCATCTACACCCACCTCGGCCATCCGCCGAACATCCTCGGCTCGGAAACGGTCACCAACCTGGCCGTGTCCGGACTCGAAGACCTGGTCGGCGCGACCTTCTTCATCGAAGGGGATATGGTCAAGGCGGCCGACATGTTCGACGAACGCATCAAAACCAAACGCAAGGCCCTCGGCCTGAGCGAGTAG
- a CDS encoding substrate-binding periplasmic protein, which translates to MPMNPLRIFTGALFALFLAARLAAAGAAPVSDAAADNWDAVPVCVFGMPEAGYAVSADDSGYVTEVLRAALAPAGYDLVYKDMPYLRARGDLAEGRIQCSLSSKGETKRAAPARSVIAACDLSVAYIAADGFSGIKDLTNQKVAHLYGFDFQQLLPVPIRPQTTYDRTSAIHMLDRGHARYVVGEESMLKDAIRETGLPLTEFGFSRFMSLDVVPVFAPNAEGYRLRDIFDKRMAEMAASGELAAIFRKYGLSEERIRHILKSDTP; encoded by the coding sequence ATGCCCATGAACCCTCTGCGGATATTCACCGGCGCCCTGTTCGCCCTGTTCCTGGCCGCGCGGCTCGCCGCGGCCGGCGCGGCCCCTGTTTCCGACGCGGCTGCGGACAACTGGGACGCGGTGCCCGTCTGCGTCTTCGGCATGCCGGAGGCAGGCTATGCGGTCAGCGCCGACGACTCCGGGTACGTCACCGAAGTGCTCCGGGCCGCGCTGGCCCCGGCCGGGTACGACCTGGTCTACAAGGACATGCCCTACCTGCGCGCCCGGGGCGACTTGGCCGAGGGACGCATCCAGTGCAGCCTGTCCAGCAAGGGCGAGACAAAACGGGCCGCTCCCGCACGGTCCGTGATCGCCGCCTGCGACCTGTCCGTGGCCTATATCGCCGCCGACGGATTCTCCGGAATCAAGGACCTGACGAACCAGAAGGTCGCCCACCTGTACGGCTTCGACTTCCAGCAGCTGCTGCCCGTGCCCATCCGGCCGCAGACCACCTACGACCGGACCTCGGCCATCCACATGCTCGACCGGGGGCACGCGCGGTACGTCGTGGGCGAGGAAAGCATGCTCAAGGATGCCATCCGGGAGACCGGCCTGCCCCTGACCGAGTTCGGCTTCTCCCGGTTCATGAGCTTGGACGTGGTCCCGGTCTTCGCCCCCAATGCCGAGGGGTACCGCCTGCGCGACATCTTCGACAAACGCATGGCGGAAATGGCCGCGTCCGGCGAACTGGCGGCCATATTCAGGAAATACGGGCTGTCCGAGGAGCGCATCCGGCACATCCTCAAGTCCGACACGCCCTGA
- a CDS encoding response regulator, translating to MSAQKILVVEDHRDTRELLKYNLTAAGFDVAAAEDGQLGLNLAHAFKPDIILLDLMMPGTDGLEVCRQLKGDPAMARIPVIMLTAKGEEVDKIVGLELGADDYVVKPFSPRELVLRIKAILRRYGAPEPNAPKLWEREGLRIDFEAHQITIDGEETALTATEFKLLTVLVSGAGKVQTRDNLLDTVWDTHFEGYSRTVDTHVRRLRQKLGPYASWIETIRGVGYRFKA from the coding sequence GTGTCAGCCCAGAAAATCCTGGTGGTCGAAGACCACAGAGACACGCGTGAACTGCTGAAATACAACCTCACCGCCGCCGGATTCGACGTGGCCGCCGCCGAGGACGGCCAACTCGGCCTCAACCTGGCCCATGCCTTCAAGCCCGACATCATCCTGCTCGACCTGATGATGCCCGGCACCGATGGCCTGGAGGTCTGCCGCCAACTCAAGGGCGACCCGGCCATGGCCCGCATCCCGGTCATCATGCTCACCGCCAAGGGCGAGGAGGTGGACAAGATCGTGGGCCTGGAACTCGGGGCCGACGACTACGTGGTCAAACCCTTTTCCCCGCGCGAGCTGGTCCTGCGCATCAAGGCGATCCTGCGCCGCTACGGCGCGCCCGAGCCCAACGCCCCCAAGCTGTGGGAGCGCGAGGGGCTGCGCATCGACTTCGAGGCGCACCAGATCACCATCGACGGCGAGGAGACCGCGCTCACGGCCACGGAGTTCAAGCTCCTGACCGTGCTCGTGTCCGGCGCGGGCAAGGTCCAGACCCGCGACAATCTGCTCGACACGGTCTGGGACACCCACTTCGAGGGCTACTCCCGCACCGTGGACACCCATGTGCGCAGGCTGCGCCAGAAGCTCGGCCCCTATGCCTCCTGGATCGAGACCATCCGAGGGGTGGGCTACCGCTTCAAGGCCTAG
- a CDS encoding Crp/Fnr family transcriptional regulator, whose translation MKFTGVNLLDELERREMADLRAVFRGRSVAKGEVVFRPDGAEDLVFVVAKGRVRVYLAYEDKEFTLAILNPGDPYSTHSGCYIQALEDGELLVTDVRSVKRCMAEIPLFTRTMVRVLGHILRNSFSIIGGLAFKDIYNRLMDYILSEARSSGTPEGGGRLLSLNLTIEQLSQLMGATRQTVSTLLNDMERAGLMEKRGRGVYFIPDLDALAKAAGDDPK comes from the coding sequence ATGAAATTCACCGGGGTCAATCTGCTCGATGAACTGGAACGGCGGGAGATGGCGGACCTGCGCGCGGTCTTCCGCGGGCGGTCCGTGGCCAAGGGCGAGGTCGTGTTCCGGCCGGACGGGGCCGAGGACCTGGTCTTCGTGGTGGCCAAGGGCAGGGTGCGGGTCTACCTGGCCTACGAGGACAAGGAGTTCACCCTGGCCATCCTCAATCCCGGCGACCCCTACTCCACGCACTCCGGGTGCTACATCCAGGCCCTGGAGGACGGCGAGCTGCTGGTCACGGACGTGCGCTCGGTCAAGCGCTGCATGGCCGAGATTCCGCTCTTCACCCGGACCATGGTCCGCGTCCTGGGCCACATCCTGCGCAATTCCTTTTCCATCATCGGCGGCCTGGCCTTCAAGGACATCTACAACCGGCTCATGGACTACATCCTGAGCGAGGCGCGGAGTTCGGGCACGCCCGAGGGCGGCGGCCGGCTGCTCAGCCTGAACCTGACCATCGAGCAGCTCTCCCAGCTTATGGGGGCAACCCGCCAGACCGTGTCGACCCTGCTCAACGACATGGAGCGGGCCGGGCTGATGGAAAAGCGCGGGCGCGGCGTCTATTTCATCCCCGACCTGGACGCTCTGGCCAAGGCGGCCGGGGATGACCCGAAGTGA
- a CDS encoding PrsW family glutamic-type intramembrane protease, with translation MDFLLFLMAVVPSAVLLWLFVSNDKYPEPAGALISSFLLGALIVLGIYLLYPFLVLVDSGVPPDNPYLTGAIQAFLLAALPEEGFKLIVLRRYCVNHPAFDEPMDGIVYGVTVSLGFATAENLLFVLDGGVHVAVGRAFLAVPCHAMVGAVMGYHVGLAAFSRGERSGLYVKALLLAILFHGLYDFAPLILRNAQAMGIAIPSSVSLGLNVLFGAVIFVMVRYVAVLTRSMKAIQREQAPPSFGFSRVMPNRVRNPDPAVRRSRVRRWIKAYKDETAPMDLLFSALCLAGVFCALAGAAHMGAPEDPMSRISLAVAVVFFVYGIGFAARGMGKLTVKLLRERNGR, from the coding sequence GTGGATTTTCTCCTTTTCCTCATGGCCGTGGTGCCGTCCGCCGTGCTGCTCTGGCTGTTCGTGTCGAACGACAAGTATCCGGAACCGGCCGGGGCCCTGATCTCGTCCTTTCTTCTCGGTGCGCTCATCGTCCTGGGCATCTACCTGCTCTATCCCTTCCTCGTCCTGGTGGACTCGGGCGTGCCCCCGGACAATCCCTACCTGACGGGCGCGATCCAGGCCTTTCTCCTGGCGGCCCTTCCCGAGGAGGGCTTCAAGCTCATCGTCCTGCGGCGCTACTGCGTCAACCATCCGGCCTTTGACGAGCCCATGGACGGCATCGTCTACGGCGTGACCGTGTCCCTGGGCTTCGCCACGGCCGAAAACCTGCTCTTCGTTCTGGACGGAGGGGTGCACGTGGCCGTGGGCCGGGCGTTCCTGGCCGTGCCGTGCCACGCCATGGTCGGCGCGGTCATGGGTTACCACGTGGGGCTGGCCGCCTTTTCGCGCGGCGAGCGCAGCGGGCTCTACGTCAAGGCGCTGCTGCTGGCCATCCTCTTCCACGGGTTGTACGACTTTGCGCCCCTGATCTTGCGCAACGCCCAGGCCATGGGCATTGCCATCCCCTCGTCCGTGTCGCTGGGCCTGAACGTCCTGTTCGGCGCGGTCATCTTCGTCATGGTCCGGTACGTGGCCGTGCTGACCCGGTCCATGAAGGCCATCCAGCGCGAGCAGGCACCCCCGAGTTTCGGCTTCAGCCGGGTCATGCCCAACCGGGTGCGCAACCCTGACCCGGCCGTGCGGCGCAGCCGGGTCAGGCGGTGGATCAAGGCGTACAAGGACGAGACCGCGCCCATGGACCTGCTCTTCTCCGCCCTGTGCCTGGCGGGCGTGTTCTGCGCCCTGGCCGGAGCGGCCCACATGGGCGCGCCGGAAGACCCGATGTCGCGCATCTCCCTGGCCGTGGCCGTGGTCTTCTTCGTCTACGGCATCGGCTTCGCGGCGCGCGGCATGGGCAAGCTCACGGTCAAGCTCCTCCGGGAGCGGAACGGCCGATGA
- the hisG gene encoding ATP phosphoribosyltransferase, which yields MSEQFLRLGVPKGSLQDATLKLFEKAGWKIKLHERNYFPDIDDDRIKCSLARAQEMSMYVENGTFDVGLTGMDWIRENKSDVVVVDDLIYSKVSNRKARWVLCVRGDSPYKRPEDLDGKKISTELMGFTKEYFESQGINVDVSFSWGTTEAKVVEGLCDGIVEITETGTTIKANGLRIIAELMQTNTQIIANKDAWADPKKRQLIEEINMLLQGALRAGKMVGLKMNLPKDKLAELNGTLPSLNSPTVAELQDPNWLSVEVMVEEKIVRELIPRLVGFGAEGIIEYPLNKVI from the coding sequence ATGAGTGAACAATTCCTTCGACTCGGCGTTCCCAAAGGCTCCCTCCAGGACGCCACCCTCAAGCTGTTTGAAAAGGCCGGTTGGAAGATCAAGCTGCACGAGCGCAACTACTTTCCGGATATCGACGACGACCGCATCAAGTGCTCCCTGGCCCGCGCCCAGGAGATGTCCATGTACGTGGAGAACGGCACCTTCGACGTCGGCCTGACCGGCATGGACTGGATCCGCGAGAACAAGTCCGACGTGGTCGTGGTCGACGACCTGATCTACTCCAAGGTCAGCAACCGCAAGGCCCGCTGGGTCCTGTGCGTGCGCGGCGACTCCCCGTACAAGCGGCCCGAGGACCTGGACGGCAAGAAGATCTCCACCGAGCTGATGGGCTTCACCAAGGAGTACTTCGAGTCCCAGGGCATCAACGTGGACGTCTCCTTTTCCTGGGGCACCACCGAGGCCAAGGTGGTCGAGGGGCTGTGCGACGGCATCGTCGAGATCACCGAGACCGGCACGACCATCAAGGCCAACGGCCTGCGGATCATCGCCGAGCTGATGCAGACCAACACCCAGATCATCGCCAACAAGGACGCCTGGGCCGACCCCAAGAAGCGCCAGCTCATCGAGGAGATCAACATGCTCCTGCAGGGCGCCCTGCGCGCCGGCAAGATGGTCGGGCTGAAGATGAACCTGCCCAAGGACAAGCTGGCCGAGCTCAACGGCACGCTCCCGTCCCTCAACTCCCCCACCGTGGCCGAGCTCCAGGACCCCAACTGGCTGTCCGTCGAGGTCATGGTCGAGGAAAAGATCGTCCGCGAACTGATCCCCAGGCTGGTCGGCTTCGGCGCCGAGGGCATCATCGAGTATCCGCTCAACAAGGTCATTTAA
- a CDS encoding class I SAM-dependent methyltransferase yields MDEYGRIARLYDPLVGRPLRPIHRAMAERLARTARTVLDLCCGTGLLAGQALERGLAVTGADLSPHMLAVARARRPGAEYILADASALPLPDDDFDGAAISFALHEKPLHTARAILAEARRVVRPGGPILIADYLPTGPGQSWLTGRAIRLVERLAGRGHHARFLEYMAGGGAVPLLAHAGLSARLERTFMDGWVGLYAAEATQAD; encoded by the coding sequence ATGGATGAATACGGCCGCATCGCACGACTCTACGATCCGCTTGTGGGCCGCCCCCTGCGCCCCATCCATCGAGCCATGGCCGAACGTCTGGCCCGGACCGCCCGGACCGTCCTGGACCTGTGCTGCGGCACCGGCCTGCTGGCCGGGCAGGCGTTGGAGCGCGGCCTGGCCGTGACCGGAGCGGACCTGTCGCCGCATATGCTCGCCGTGGCCCGCGCCAGGCGGCCCGGCGCGGAATACATCCTGGCCGACGCCAGCGCCCTGCCCCTGCCCGACGACGATTTTGACGGCGCGGCCATCAGCTTCGCCCTGCACGAAAAGCCGCTTCACACGGCCCGCGCCATCCTGGCCGAGGCGCGCCGCGTGGTCCGGCCGGGCGGCCCGATCCTTATCGCCGACTACCTGCCCACCGGGCCGGGCCAATCCTGGCTCACGGGCCGGGCCATCCGCCTGGTGGAGCGGCTGGCCGGGCGCGGCCACCACGCCCGCTTCCTGGAGTATATGGCGGGCGGCGGCGCGGTCCCCCTCCTGGCCCATGCCGGTCTGTCCGCGCGGCTGGAACGGACCTTCATGGACGGCTGGGTCGGCCTGTACGCGGCCGAAGCAACCCAGGCCGATTGA
- the hisI gene encoding phosphoribosyl-AMP cyclohydrolase: MIRPDFEKMNGLVPAIAQDAETGEVLMMAYMNEASWDKTLETGEAHYWSRSRQELWHKGGTSGHTQKVKSIRIDCDDDTLVLLIEQIGGAACHKGYRSCFYRELKDGVVGECSPLVFDPKEVYKK, from the coding sequence GTGATCAGACCAGATTTCGAAAAGATGAACGGACTTGTGCCCGCCATCGCCCAGGACGCCGAGACCGGCGAGGTCCTGATGATGGCCTACATGAACGAAGCTTCATGGGATAAGACGTTGGAGACCGGCGAGGCCCACTACTGGAGCCGCAGCCGTCAGGAGCTATGGCATAAGGGCGGTACCTCGGGCCATACGCAGAAGGTGAAGTCCATCCGCATTGACTGCGACGACGACACCTTGGTACTTCTGATCGAACAGATCGGCGGCGCGGCCTGCCACAAGGGCTACCGCTCCTGCTTCTACCGCGAACTCAAGGACGGCGTGGTCGGCGAATGCTCGCCCCTCGTCTTCGACCCCAAAGAGGTATATAAGAAATGA
- a CDS encoding TerC family protein, giving the protein MFEGLWTLENLIALVTLAGLEIVLGIDNIVFVVVVTNKLPEASRDTARRLGIGLAMVTRIALLLAISAIMGLTAPLFTVFGHAVSGRDVVLLTGGLFLLAKATHEIHDKLEGPPTGGGAARAAHSYAGAIVQIVLLDMVFSLDSVITAVGMAQHLTVMIAAIVIAVAVMLLFAGPVSRFVSAHPTVQMLAFSFLLLVGIFLMAEGMHKHIDRGYIYFAMAFSLFVEFMNLKVRKRGKAAAS; this is encoded by the coding sequence ATGTTCGAAGGATTGTGGACCCTGGAAAACCTCATCGCCCTGGTCACCCTGGCCGGGCTCGAGATCGTGCTCGGCATCGACAACATCGTCTTCGTGGTGGTGGTCACCAACAAGCTGCCCGAGGCCTCGCGGGACACGGCCCGGCGGCTGGGCATCGGCCTGGCCATGGTCACCCGCATCGCCCTGCTGCTGGCCATTTCGGCGATCATGGGGTTGACCGCCCCGCTGTTCACCGTGTTCGGCCATGCGGTCTCGGGCCGGGACGTGGTCCTGCTGACCGGCGGCCTGTTCCTGCTGGCCAAGGCCACCCACGAAATCCACGACAAGCTCGAAGGGCCGCCCACGGGCGGGGGCGCGGCCCGGGCCGCGCACTCCTACGCGGGAGCCATCGTCCAGATCGTGCTCCTGGACATGGTCTTCTCGCTGGATTCGGTCATCACCGCCGTGGGCATGGCCCAGCACCTGACGGTCATGATCGCGGCCATCGTCATTGCCGTGGCGGTGATGCTGCTGTTCGCCGGGCCGGTCTCCAGGTTCGTGTCCGCCCACCCCACGGTGCAGATGCTCGCCTTCTCCTTCCTCCTGCTGGTCGGCATCTTCCTCATGGCCGAGGGCATGCACAAGCACATCGACCGGGGCTACATCTACTTCGCCATGGCCTTCTCCCTGTTCGTGGAGTTCATGAATCTCAAGGTCAGGAAGCGGGGGAAGGCGGCCGCTTCCTGA
- a CDS encoding GGDEF domain-containing protein gives MHMQSKLTASYVAIGLICCLTVVFIARDIIRSDFRDYVLREEFSLFRADLADYAARYGGLDRAMHMAPFSTFAAPTDPTRRWQGQPFRFLVMDRAGVVLFPADGYKAGETVSGEVLATAKPVTVDGKVVALAAHTGLERMVAEDAAFLGMADASLAVGTAVAAALAVLLGLALGWRQSGPLKEVIRSLRARCGMEGEDACMTVPADEDLAELAEAYNAMREEAARCRFEMNELSVLDPQTNLYNRRHFDEQARQFFESAKRYEQPMSIVMGDLDHFRVLNETFSREVGDMVLEKVAELIVANTRKSDVVARYGGEEFVVLFTHTARDKAAIACENIRRAVEEYPWGEFHSDLKVTISMGLADNADTDSAASMVARADQYLSAAKAGGRNQLAGAE, from the coding sequence ATGCACATGCAATCCAAGCTGACCGCGAGCTACGTCGCCATCGGTCTGATCTGCTGCCTGACTGTCGTATTCATCGCACGGGATATCATCCGGAGCGATTTCAGGGACTATGTACTGCGGGAGGAATTCTCGCTGTTCCGCGCCGATCTGGCGGACTACGCCGCCCGCTACGGCGGCCTGGACCGGGCCATGCACATGGCCCCGTTCAGCACCTTCGCGGCCCCGACCGACCCGACCAGGCGGTGGCAGGGCCAGCCGTTCCGCTTCCTGGTCATGGACCGGGCGGGAGTCGTCCTTTTCCCGGCGGACGGATACAAGGCCGGGGAGACCGTGTCCGGCGAGGTCCTGGCAACGGCGAAGCCCGTGACCGTGGACGGCAAGGTGGTGGCCTTGGCCGCGCACACGGGGCTTGAGCGCATGGTCGCCGAAGACGCGGCCTTTCTGGGCATGGCCGACGCGTCCCTGGCCGTAGGCACGGCGGTCGCGGCCGCGCTCGCCGTGCTCCTGGGCCTGGCCCTGGGGTGGCGGCAGTCCGGTCCGCTCAAGGAAGTGATCCGGTCCTTGCGCGCCCGGTGCGGCATGGAGGGCGAGGATGCCTGCATGACGGTGCCCGCGGACGAGGACCTGGCCGAGCTGGCCGAGGCGTACAACGCCATGCGCGAGGAAGCGGCCCGCTGCCGTTTCGAAATGAACGAGCTGTCCGTGCTCGACCCCCAGACCAACCTGTACAACCGCCGCCATTTCGACGAGCAGGCCCGACAGTTCTTCGAGAGCGCCAAGCGCTACGAACAGCCCATGTCCATCGTGATGGGCGACCTGGATCACTTCCGGGTCCTGAACGAGACCTTCTCCCGCGAGGTCGGGGACATGGTCCTGGAAAAGGTGGCCGAACTGATCGTCGCCAATACCCGCAAGAGCGACGTGGTCGCCCGGTACGGGGGCGAGGAGTTCGTGGTCCTGTTCACCCACACCGCCCGCGACAAGGCGGCCATCGCCTGCGAGAACATCCGCCGCGCCGTGGAGGAATATCCCTGGGGCGAATTCCACTCCGACCTCAAGGTGACCATCTCCATGGGGCTGGCCGACAACGCGGACACGGACAGCGCCGCGTCCATGGTCGCCCGCGCCGACCAGTACCTGTCCGCGGCCAAGGCGGGCGGCAGGAACCAGCTGGCCGGGGCCGAGTAG
- a CDS encoding DegT/DnrJ/EryC1/StrS family aminotransferase, whose translation MPVRSKDNFLVFGAPRIEQEEIDEVAASMRSGWLGTGPKVARFEKDFSAYVGASHAAACNSCTAALHLSLVALGLEPGDEVITTPLTFCASVNAIIHAGGTPVLADVDPVTQNIDPDRVREKITPRTKAILPVHFAGRSCDMDPIMAIAGEHGLKVVEDCAHAIETTYKGRHAGTFGDFGCFSFYVTKNVCTGEGGMVIARDEADIQDIKVLGLHGMSADAWKRFSDEGYKHYQVIHAGFKYNMMDIQAAIGIHQLNRVEENFKRRCEIWDMYQEAFRALPVGTPAPEEPGTRHARHLYTLMIDPVACGLDRDQFLVRLTKENIGAGVHYLAVPEHPYYRERYGWKLEDTPHAVALGRETLSLPLSAKLTDDDVADVIKAVTLCLK comes from the coding sequence ATGCCCGTTCGTTCCAAGGATAATTTTCTGGTTTTCGGCGCGCCGCGCATCGAGCAGGAGGAGATAGACGAGGTCGCGGCCTCCATGCGGTCCGGCTGGCTCGGCACCGGCCCCAAGGTGGCCCGGTTCGAGAAGGACTTTTCCGCCTATGTCGGGGCATCCCACGCCGCGGCCTGCAACTCGTGCACGGCCGCCCTGCACCTCTCCCTGGTGGCCCTGGGGCTCGAGCCCGGCGACGAGGTCATCACCACCCCGCTGACCTTTTGCGCCTCGGTCAACGCCATCATCCACGCCGGGGGCACGCCGGTGCTGGCGGACGTGGACCCGGTCACCCAGAACATCGATCCGGACCGCGTCCGCGAAAAGATCACTCCGCGCACCAAAGCCATCCTGCCCGTGCACTTCGCGGGCCGGTCCTGCGACATGGACCCGATCATGGCCATCGCGGGCGAGCACGGCCTCAAGGTGGTCGAGGACTGCGCCCACGCCATCGAGACCACCTACAAGGGGCGGCACGCGGGCACCTTCGGCGATTTCGGCTGCTTCTCGTTCTACGTGACCAAGAACGTCTGCACCGGCGAGGGCGGCATGGTCATCGCCCGCGACGAGGCGGACATCCAGGACATCAAGGTGCTCGGCCTGCACGGCATGTCGGCCGACGCCTGGAAGCGGTTCTCGGACGAGGGATACAAGCACTACCAGGTGATCCACGCCGGGTTCAAATACAACATGATGGACATCCAGGCGGCCATCGGCATCCACCAGCTGAACCGGGTGGAGGAGAATTTCAAGCGCCGCTGCGAGATCTGGGACATGTACCAGGAGGCGTTCCGCGCCCTGCCCGTGGGCACCCCGGCCCCGGAAGAACCCGGCACCCGCCACGCCCGGCACCTGTACACCCTGATGATCGACCCCGTGGCCTGCGGGCTGGACCGCGACCAGTTCCTGGTCCGGCTGACCAAGGAGAACATCGGCGCGGGCGTCCACTACCTGGCCGTGCCCGAGCACCCCTACTACCGGGAGCGCTACGGCTGGAAGCTCGAGGACACCCCCCACGCCGTGGCACTGGGCCGCGAGACCCTGAGCCTGCCGCTGTCCGCCAAACTGACCGACGACGACGTGGCCGACGTCATTAAAGCCGTGACCCTCTGCCTGAAATAG